Proteins encoded together in one Anopheles darlingi chromosome 3, idAnoDarlMG_H_01, whole genome shotgun sequence window:
- the LOC125955410 gene encoding carbohydrate sulfotransferase 11-like has protein sequence MIITNIRRLMRKSSKLCDGVQPARFNISNVQGAVTACIGVLILLTLCANFGLFSVRFYGQSVEEILKQRITHLETACRNLENGGQKNIQPAFYLYSKNHSLLYCLVFKAGTSTWFYNFNSWAGYTDYEIMHVDNLLLARKFYPKLNRVSLMNAMDHSFSFIIVRHPFERLISAFEDRMVSMRNPYYSRMSRAIYERYSGDTPGDKSGTISFRHFVQFIIDDVAYNKQQTSALDIHWAPMYQLCTVCLAKYHMIIKLETYARDVEVLIKQTGLQGKIKPVHINHGRKETTEILIQRYFSEITDKQMEALYSIYELDFLLFGYSAEKYFQIPKAPK, from the exons ATGATTATAACCAACATCAGACGCCTGATGCGCAAATCGTCTAAACTGTGCGATGGTGTACAGCCGGCCCGGTTTAACATATCGAATGTGCAAGGTGCAGTTACTGCGTGCATTGGAGTGCTGATACTGCTGACGCTGTGTGCAAATTTTGGGCTGTTCAGTGTGCGATTTTACGGCCAATCGGTAGAAGAAATTCTGAAGCAAAGAATCACCCATTTGGAGACGGCCTGTAGAAATCTAGAAAACGGTGGAC AGAAAAACATCCAGCCAGCATTTTACCTGTACAGCAAAAACCACAGTCTTCTGTACTGTTTAGTTTTCAAGGCCGGCACCAGCACTTGGTTTTATAACTTCAACTCTTGGGCCGGATACACCGACTATGAGATTATGCACGTAGACAACCTGCTACTGGCGCGAAAGTTCTATCCGAAGCTGAACCGAGTTTCGCTAATGAACGCCATGGACCATTCCTTTTCGTTTATCATCGTGCGGCATCCTTTCGAGCGACTGATTAGTGCATTCGAGGACCGGATGGTCAGCATGCGAAATCCGTACTACTCGCGTATGTCTCGTGCCATCTACGAACGATATTCCGGCGATACACCCGGCGACAAATCGGGTACGATTTCGTTTCGACATTTTGTACAATTCATCATCGATGATGTGGCctacaacaaacagcaaactagCGCCCTCGACATCCACTGGGCACCCATGTACCAGCTCTGCACGGTCTGCCTGGCGAAATACCATATGATTATCAAACTGGAAACGTACGCCCGGGATGTGGAAGTTCTTATTAAGCAAACCGGACTGCAGGGCAAAATCAAACCGGTGCATATCAACCACGGCAGAAAAGAGACGACGGAGATCTTGATTCAAAGATATTTCTCAGAAATTACGGATAAACAAATGGAAGCACTGTACAGCATCTATGAACTTGATTTCCTGCTGTTCGGGTACTCGGCCGAAAAGTACTTCCAGATACCAAAGGCACCAAAATGA